caagccccatgctgggtgtagagattacttttaaaaaatgattaaaaaaattaaaaatagtccaTGCAGTTTCAATATTCAGAATGTATTTGCGATGCCTTATTTCCTTCCCAAGGAAGATGAAATATACCCTCCATAAAGAATTTGCTGTgatcattctgtctctctttctctctctctctctctctctctctccctctctctctctctctctttctctctctttctctttctctttctctctctctctttctctctgtctctggccagGCTGTTTTCAGAACTCGTAGTTGCTGATGTTACAAAAGGTACCCTCTATTGATTTCAACTACCTACTCCTTTCTTTCATACTCAAACCCATTAAAAAGACTCAGATCCAATGAGACATCAAACCTGTAAATAGTAATGTGTAACATCTATCAGGCACTCGCTATGTGGCAGGCCCTCTGCCAAAAGCTTTACATTTAACTTGTCATTCTAATTCTCTCACCACCCTTGCAAAGTAGGTTTTATGatcttcattttctaaaaaaaaaagttaactgagactcagaaagaaagcttcaataacttgcccaaggtcacagaactgaATTTGAAACCAGGTTTGTCTCCAGAAGCCACACTCTTAACTCTATTGCTAAACTCCTCTTTCAAAAAGCTAATATAGCCTTTTGAGCCTAACAATCAGCCATGTGCACCTGAAGCAAAGTCATGCTGGCCTTCCACACAGGGAAATTACCTTTGGGAGGTCAATCCAGTGAATGGAGTCTACCTAGCTCTaccttgctcccctccccccacaagagTGGCTACAGGGAGAATTTATAAGGAGACAATGTATTTTTTAACCAGAAGGAAAGCTTCATTGAACAAAAATCCCATTGTCCTATTATTAAGCCATGCCCAAAAGAAGCTAAGCAAATTTGAATGCTGCATTAGCTCTGGATCTATTTGGGGACCAATAGAgctaaaaaatgatttctttaaacaTTACATATATAGGGTGAATTTGACCAccaaaaaaagtatacataaatgCACATGTCCTAAGagggcattttcattttctagggGATCAAAAATTTAGCTTTTTATTGCTGTGACTACTGTCTATAAAAGGATGTTAATTTCTAGGTTGGAGGTTTGTATTTCATAATTTGCTTGCTTACATAGGGTTTTAATTTAGCACAGGGCCATATTTGGTCTCTGAATTTCTAACACTTAATTCCAATAATACTGGTTGAAAATGTAAcagaaatggtaaaaagaaacaatgacttttTTCCAAACACCTGTCATGCCCAAAGGTCTTAAAGAGATTTGCTTATTCATTACCTCCCAATACCCCTGCAGAGTGAGAATGAAATTTAATGGCAAACTTGATGAGGTTCCAGAGATTCAAATAAGTATCTGAGGGCTCACTTTGTGCTGGACTCTTTCCCAGGCTCTTTAGTTATCATAATTTTCATATATGAAGTATGTATAATTAGCCTTAATTTAGGCATAGAAAGTGAGACAGAATTCTCATAGTTGACACAGGGTAATACATCTaataagtgaataagtcagaATCTGAATACAGATCACTGGATCCCCCAACACAGAATTATTTCTACAAACAGAGCTATCTGGGTTTTAGTATAACTAGAATTAACTTAATCATCATGTTATTGTGATTGCTTATTTCTTTCACCCAACTTTGTAAGAATTTAATGCATAAGGAACCAAACCCAAGTTATACTAAATACTGTGATTTTGTTAAACTGACATCCCATCTCATATGATTCTATGGGAAAATAGGGATCAGTGCCAAATTCACTTGATGGTTATGACCATGCTGTCCATTTCCCTTGGAATTTTATATTCAGTGCAGAGTGTCCCAAACATATCTTATTGGAAAAAGAAGTATCAAATGTAATTATGTAATTGTTTGTTTGAAATGCATCCCTTGCCAATACTGGGCCTTTAAAACCATGGTTTCTCACTTAAGGAATTGTTTCTTTAAACTGCCAGACTTCTTTGTGGAACATCATTCTGGTAATTAGTAGGACATTTTCTTCTCACATTTGACCGACTTAGTCCAGTAAGCCCTAGAACAAAACAATTCCACTAAAAAAATCTATACTGGCCATTTTTCAATTTGTTGCAGAATTTAAGATAATTAATTGGTATATATGTGACAAAGTAGGCCTGAAGTAtaatggttttacattttttaatgataaaaaatgacattaaatttgccatcttccatttttaagtatacagttcagtagtgctaaatatattcacattgttgtttAGCAAAGTTGTCAAgctttttcatcttataaaacttAAATACCCAGTAAATACAAATACCCCCACTCCTTCCCACAACCCTCGGCAACcacattctactttttgtttctataattttgactactttagatacttcatatgagtggaatcatatggtattggtctttttGTGATGGACTTATTTCATCCAGGATACTGTCCTTGAAGTTCACCCACATCATAGACGTgataaaatttccttctttttttaaggttgcatgatattccattttgtgtatatgtcacattttctttttccatacatCCACCAGTAGACATATGGATTGCTTCCATCTCTTTgctattgtgaacagtgctgcaTTGAATGTTGGTGTGTGAATATCTCTTAAGATCTTGCTTTgaattcctttggatatatacccagaagtggggttgttggatcatatggtaattatatttttaatttattgcagAACAGCCATTCTACATTCTATAGTGGATGCATCattttacttgttattttctgttcttttaatggTAGTCATCCTCATGGGTATGAAGTGATAcatcactgtagttttgatttgtatttctcttatgattagtgatgttaagcgtcttttcatgtgcttattgtccACTTGGAtatctttggagaattgtctgtTGTTACAGAGTTATAGGAGTTCCTTATGTATTCTGGACattagtcccttatcagatatatgatttgcagatattttctcctattttgttgattgccttttcactctgttgattttttcctatgatgtgcagaagtttttaagtttgatttagtcacatttgctatttttgcttttattgcttgttTTTGGTGTTTAAGAAATCAGTGTTCTGAAGCTTTTCCCCTCTGTCTTTTCCTAGGCATTTTCcagttttaggtctcacatttaggtctttaattcattttgagttactttttgtatatgatggagggtaagggtccaacttcattcttttgcatatggatatccaataaCAGTTGGCGAAAGTATCCTTACCTCATTGTGTAGGCTTGGCACAAAATTCCAAGGTCATTTGATCATGTCCAGgagaatttatttctgtgctctcttctatATGTCTgcctttatgccagtaccatgccaTCTTGATTACTGTTGATTTATTGTATGTTTTGAACTCATGAAGGATGaggcctccaactttgttctttttcaggactgTTTTGGCTCTTTTCAGGTTCTcatgaatttccatatgaattttaagactttttttttctatttctgccaaaACTGCTGTTGGGCTTTTAACACAGCTTACATtcaatctgtagatcactttagGTAGGAtagacatattaacaatattaagtcttccaatccatgaacatgggatatatttctattcatttctatgttttattcttttatgctttgtagttttcagtgcacaaATCAtccccttggttaaatttattcccaagtgttttattctttttgatgctattgtaggttggattattaatttcctttttggattggtCATTAATAGTATAcaaaaacacaactgatttttatgtatttattttgtgtcctgcaacttcactgaaatTGTTTATTATAACAGTTTAGGGGGGTTTTGTGacatctttaggattttcttcaTGTGAAATCATACCATCTgcagacaattttacttcttcatttccaatttggatgctttatttttttttcttgcttaattgttTTGACTCAAACTTCCAATACTAAGTTGAATAGAAATGGTTAAAGTGGTCATCCTTACTTTGTTCttgatcttggaggaaaagcttATACTCTTTCAACATTGAATATGATTTTAACTGTGGGCTTTTAATATATGCTTTTAGTATATTGAGGcagttttctttcattcctagtttgttgagtgttttcaccatgaaagggtgttgaattttgccaaatgcattttctgcctcaactgagatgatcatgtgggttTTGTCATTCATTATATTAATATGGTCTattactttgaattattttcatatattgaaccATGCTTACATTCTGGGTATAAATCCAACTTAGTCATGGTGTATAAaccttttaatatactgttgaattcaatctGCTAGTATTGTTGATGagttttgcatcaatattcatcaggaacattggtctgtagttttcttctcttgttgTGATAATGGATTACTTTTAAACACCATTAGTGAATAATTCCTGAGACATGCCTTatgttttaaacatataaaatggtTTAAGCATTCTTTTAAGCTTTGTTCTCTGGCTAAAAATGTCATGTTCAAAAATTAGGCtggaaaatatgttaaaaagaattcagaatggTACACAACTAGAAACATCTTAAAACACCTCCTTTTATGTCAAGGAAGTTTCATTCTCCACTCTCAAAGAAGCCAAATGcaggtttggggaaggaaaaagtctTCCCTCTATGTTTGATATGGTATTTAACATTCTCAACTTGtgtggtttgtttatttacttgtttgtttgtttaaagaggTATGTGTATGTCAAACAGATTTGAGTACTGCAATGCAATTACTTCAAACCATATAATTTAAACTAAAATGGAGACATTACTTGTGACAATAATCGAAGTACAGCcccattaaagatatttttcagtaGCAACAGATGGTTTTGGGAGACTCACACAACTTCAGCACATATTTACTTTTAGCTATGTTTCCTTAAGTTCAgtcaaaacataaatattaattgaaattcCATCTCAGAGTTATGAAAAGTAGATttattctttgggttttctattttgaattaagaTTAAGCAATAACATGTGGCAGAAATTTACTTAACAGAAAACTTACTGTGGTCATTGTACCTCTTTTAGGATTACtctgaatggaaacaaaaagaggaataaatttgTGGAGGCAAtgatatttggaaaattattGCTCTCTgaggtatgtttttattttatggattttccTGATAAAAGTCAGAATCAGGTAATTTTATAATGTTGAAAAGttttgtacatatataatatatggtaaAGGAACCAGATTAGGGTGAGGGGAATGCCAGTGTTGCCTCTCCACACGGAAGAGAAAGTATCCAGCATCGGCATTATGCAACACATCCATTTCCTTCTCCTACCTCCAAATGCCAAATATGgatcaggtgattttttttctaaataccatCTTGTTAGACCAGTAACTTGGTTtgcatattttctaaaacaacaacaaaaatatagcacttttctttctttctactaaAATATGACAAATAACAGAACTTTTAGGACTGGCTATTTGTATCAGTTTGCCTCTTGGTCAATCACAAAGAAAACTGTATTTTGCAAAGTTCAAAGATAATAGCACCAAATACAAACCGAAAGCTTGCTATGTGTTGGACACCAGGCTTCAAGTACATTATGTGCTGTATTTTATTGAATCCTTACAGTAATTTTAGGAGGCTAAAGAAAACACCAGCCACTAAAGTACTTCAATACTTAAAGCTGAAGttcaatatagaaaaacaaatgtaaggaAACATGTAACTGTACATTTAATATCTTAGTAAGTAACTGCCTAGTTTTGAGAAAGCAAGATAGACCATGGATCCACAGTGGCTTTTTATACCTGATTGGAATCCAGAAAACTAGAACCATTAACTGCTAATATTATCTTTTATAAGCAGGTAAGCAATACATACTTGACCTCAGAAGACCTCATTCAAACCATTAGATTGTGACAGAATAAGTCAAATGTCCCAAGCTTTCCTTCATTTACCTATTCTCCAACAACCACTAGTTAGCTAGAACTAATATGGATAAGAGATATAGTAAGatgtcaataaatataattaacttCTGTGAACATTTAATATCTGTCAAGCACTACACTAAGAGCTTTATATCAATTCCTTGAATTCTCTCAATAATCCTAATGACCAAACCCATTTTATATAAAGAAGCTGAGGCTTCAATGTATTAAAGAACATATCCCCTCCACTAAAAGAAACATATCCAGTATATCCATGCTTTATAACTCCTAAGTGGCTAGTGACATTCCCATGAGATTGGTgaaattaaatgtgtaaatacatttgtgtttttcatgAAGACCAGTGGTAATAGTGGGGTAAAGTCCTTTGACTGTTTTATTCAGTCCAAGATTAGCTGTGACCATTAGAATATAAGAaaaactgacattttcttttttttatgtttatttatttttgagagagagagagagacagagtgtgagtgagggtggggcagagaaggagggagacacagattccaaagctgactccaggctctgtactattagcacagagcctgatgtgggactcgaacccaagaGGTGTGaaatcataatctgagccgaagttggacacttaaccaactgagccacccaggtgcccctgatattttctttttgtagttgaGTTAGATTAATTTTTTGCATAAGAATAATTGAGCTAGAATAGCATTGACTGATAGGTCTTCAGAGTAtacaatttggaaaagaaaaacttctgaaaacaaataaaaacaactattaaaatataaaaaactaaaaatgaattttgagtGTTTTATAAACTGCCTTTCATGTTTTGCATTTGACCTTTTGATTCTTCTTGGAGGCTTAAATAGGCAATTTCTCAAGTCAACTTTGTCTTTAAAGAAATGATATCTGTGTGTTTTTCTGAGtgtccctggtgtgtgtgtgtgtgtgtgtgtgtgtgtgtgtgtgtgtgtgtttgagggtTTTACCCAATTAAATTGTAAAAGTGGTAACTAATTTTAGTGTAAGAAGGAAAATATAGGAAAGTATACTGTAATTTAAAAGCTTGTGTAGTTGTTTTCAACATTCTGTTAATAGATTTGTGATTATGCCTTTTTAGTAGACAAAAGAAAGGCTGTAATGTAGCAAGTATATGGAAAAAACATAACATCTGTCCTAATCTAATTTTCAGGCACATCTCCAGACTTTGATTTGGCTGAAGTAACTTCTACCACAGAGCTGTGGGCATGCCTGGGATTGAGAAACACAGTTAAAAGACTCCCAGTTGCTTCTTGCCTTTTGAAAACTTCTGAAAACCATCCCTTCAGACTCCAGAATTGTACCCATCTCAACCAAGACTTTGCttgaatgtttacattttctgCTTCCTATTCTACCTATCACTATTTAGCATTCACCTTTTGTTAAAATTTAGGAGTGTCAGGATTGAGCTTGCTCAGCAAGCCAGCATGGCTAGAATGAGCTTTGTGTTAGCAGCTTGCCAATTGGTGCTGGGCTTGCTAATGACTTCATTAACTGGGTACTCCCTACAAAATAGTGAATGTCCACAACTTTGTGTATGTGAAATTAGGCCCTGGTTCACCCCGCAATCCACATACAGAGAAGCCACCACTGTTGATTGCAATGATCTCCGCTTAACAAGGATTCCCAGCAACCTTTCTAGTGATACTCAAGTGCTTCTCTTACAGAGCAATAACATTGCAAAGACCGTGGATGAGCTCCAGCAGCTTTTCAACTTGACTGAGCTAGATTTCTCCCAAAACAACTTCACAAATATTAAGGAGGTTGGGCTAGCAAACCTGACCCAGCTCACTACTCTACATTTGGAGGAAAATCAGATTACGGAAATGACTGATTACTGTCTGCAGGACCTCAGCAACCTTCAAGAACTCTATATCAACCATAACCAGATTAGCACTATTTCTGCTAATGCTTTTTCAggcttaaaaaatcttttaaggcTCCACTTGAACTccaataaattgaaaattattgATAGCCGCTGGTTTGATTCAACACCCAACCTGGAAATTCTCATGATTGGGGAAAACCCTGTGATTGGAATTCTGGATATGAACTTTAAACCCCTCTCAAATTTGAGAAGCCTGGTTTTGGCAGGAATGTATCTCACCGATATTCCTGGAAATGCCTTGGTGGGCTTGGATAGCCTTGAAAGCCTGTCTTTTTATGATAACAAACTGGTCAAGGTCCCCCAACTTGCCCTGCAAAAGGttccaaatttaaaattcttagacCTCAACAAAAACCCCATCCACAAAATCCAAGAAGGGGACTTCAAAAATATGCTTCGGCTAAAAGAACTAGGAATCAACAATATGGGGGAACTTGTTTCTGTGGATCGCTATGCCCTTGATAACTTGCCTGAACTCACAAAGTTAGAAGCCACCAATAACCCCAAATTATCTTATATCCACCGCTTGGCTTTTCGAAGTGTTCCTGCCCTGGAAAGCTTGATGTTGAACAACAATGCCTTGAATGCTGTTTACCAAAAGACAGTAGAATCCCTTCCCAATCTTCGTGAGATCAGTATCCATAGCAACCCCCTGAGGTGTGACTGTGTCATCCACTGGATTAACTCCAACAAAACAAACATCCGCTTCATGGAGCCTTTGTCCATGTTCTGTGCCATGCCACCTGAATATAGAGGGCAGCAGGTAAAGGAAGTTTTAATCCAAGATTCAAGTGAACAGTGCCTCCCAATGATAGCTCATGACACATTCCCAAATCATTTAAACATGGATATTGGCACAACAGTTTTCCTAGATTGTCGGGCCATGGCTGAGCCAGAACCCGAAATTTATTGGGTCACTCCTCTTGGAAATAAGATAACTGTGGATACACTTTCAGATAAATACAAGCTAAGTAGCGAAGGTACTTTAGAAATATCTAACATACAAATTGAAGACTCAGGAAGATATACTTGTGTCGCCCAGAATGTTGAAGGGGCTGACACACGTGTAGTGACAATTAAGGTTAATGGAACCCTTCTGGATGGTACCCAGGTGCTGAAAATATATGTCAAGCAGACAGAATCTCATTCCATCTTAGTGTCCTGGAAAGTCAATTCCAATGTCATGACATCAAACTTAAAATGGTCATCTGCCACCATGAAGATTGACAATCCTCACATAACCTATACTGCCAGGGTCCCGGTAGATGTTCATGAATACAACCTAACACATCTGCAGCCTTCTACAGATTATGAAGTGTGTCTCACAGTGTCTAATATTCATCAGCAGACTCAGAAGTCATGTGTGAATGTCACAACTAAAAATGCCGCCTTTGCACTGGACATTTCTGATCAAGAAACAAGTACAGCCCTTGCTGCAGTAATGGGGTCCATGTTTGCCGTCATTAGCCTTGCATCTATTGCTGTGTACATTGCCAAAAGGTTTAAGAGAAAAAACTACCACCACTCATTAAAAAAGTATATGCAAAAAACTTCTTCAATCCCACTAAATGAGCTGTACCCACCACTCATTAATCTCTGGGAAGGTGAcagtgagaaagacaaagatggtTCTGCAGACACCAAGCCAACCCAGGTTGACACATCCAGAAGCTATTACATGTGGTAACTCAGTGGATATTTTGCTTCTGGTAGTAAGGAGCACAAAGACGTTTTTGCTTTATTCTGCAAAAGTAACAAGTTGAAGACTTTTGTATTTTTGACTTTGCTAGTTTGTGGCAGAGTGGAGAGGACGGGtggatatttcaaatttttttagtATAGCGTATCGCAAGGGTTTGACACGGCTGGCAGCATCTCTAGGCTTCCagtttgtgtttggtttttattcttatcattattatgattattattatattattattatattattattattattttgttttagttgttgTGCTAAACTCAATAATGCTGTTCTAACTACAATGCTCAATAAAATGATTAATGACAGGTTGGGGTTCCCTGTGCTTTTACCAATAGCATGACCCCTTCTGAAGCCATCAGTAGAAAGTACAAAGTCCTCCAAAAAGCTAACACAGTTGTGAAGCAGCATTGAACCTTTTGTAGCAATCTGGTCTACAGACTTTTTAACTCAAGAAGCTAAGGCTAGACTTGTTACCTTCGTTGAATGATGTTAGTTGACTGTACTGTAATGTTGTATCAACTGAATTGAATGTTTGCCTTTGAAcaatgacttttccttttttgtaatagTTAAAGAGGCTTAGAACAAGCTAACAGGCAATAGAAATATGTATATCAGATTTTTTATGTAACAATCTACATGTTAATTGTTAccttattctttttatctttagtagacacttttaaaagaaaagacaattttgTTGTGTTTAACTCACCAACATGTGGTGTATAATGAAGACAGAACTATAATAAATTagttttgttctgatttttttagAACACTTGCAATAATATATCATTTATAGTTCTTGCTAGTGGCAGTGGTGATTATTTTTCACATCCCTAATACAAACaaccaaaataaatcaactaTAGTGTGATGCTTTTTAAAACTAGGCCCTAAAagttttgaattctttttctaagggaagaaatatctattttagtgaagatattttaatgaaaaggaTTTCTATATCTTGAATATTACTGATCAGAACTAATGGAGGGAAGCATTCTTATGAACAAAAAGGCATATTACTGTATCCAATACGTAACTAAAcgtgatttgaaaaaaaagagatatacaCACTGATGAAGTGATAGATATGTCACATTTTTTTGGTAAGGGTTTTGTTAAAATCCAAATTTTTTTACTGGTTTCCATGCTCTCCATCAAAGTCTAAAATATGCAGCTATGcagtatttcaaaatgtattacatgCTATTCCTTTTTTCATGGCTATCTATATGCTTAGACCCATATTAAAACCCATATATCCATGTGGAAAAATCTGCTGAGACAAGTAAATGATTACTAGAAAACAGAACAATTTCTGTACATTTGGCATTTTTCAGCCAACTAACATAGACAGTTTGGCAGAATTAAGTGTATCTGGAAAACGTGTGTGTGAAATTTAGGACAGAAAAAGCTAGATTTAGGTAAAAGGTCAGTTCCACaaagtgtgtgtgttggaggcgggggcggggggcgggaatTGAAGGTATAGTTAGAGAAAGAAACCATTTGAGAATGCAGATTAATAatgcagagaaataaagagaagctTCTCCAGATGGCACCTGCTTCCAGGACACGCCATCACACCAGGAATGATAAGATTGTAAAAAGGGACAGAGAGCCAGCAGGTGCCAGCTGAGCAAAAGCAAGAAGAAGGGAGCAGAAAAATACACGCAAGTGAAGCAAGCtgaaaggatttctttctttgtaccATTCCTTGTTTCATgaatcatttagaaaaaaagatcatcattttttcccccatttctaaggggggggggggactttttCATATGCTGTAGCAAGTGAGCTGTAGCAGAAAAACGAGTGTCTGAGCTACAAGCATCTCTTCCCACGGCCTTTGCTTCTTGGTGAGAAAAATCTATGCCCACAGAACTGTAACTTGCCCTGGTCAGACTCTCCTGCCCCCTGAGAACTCTACTGCTCTGGGTCCAGCAGCTTTCCAGATTCCTCTGCAGAGCTCATCGCTTACAGTTCTCAACAACCTCTGGTGCTATATGGCTTCAAAAATGCACTATATCCTCAAGTTCTCATTTACTCAGGACAAAATTCAGCACAAGGGCAGAACCGGGAGGTCCAGAAAGCTTCTACATTGTTGTTATTACCAAGTACACGTAGGAGACAGAGAAGCGAAGTTGCCGGGGATGCAACCAAAGTTGGGGAGTTTCCTGTTGGGGgaatcttgtttttaaatatctatagaGAGTAGTACACCATCTAACAAATTCTCCGGTACTTCTGCAAACAATGAAGGGAGAGGCACTAAAGCATTAGGCCTAgagcagggaggaaagaggaggcaTAATTGGTACTATAAAGCAATGATTTGAACCTGGCACGTAATCAGTACTCAAATATTAGTGGAATATATGAAGGAAAACAACCATGTCTCTACTCTGAATATATACCAAGCACCAGGGAATCCAAGTGTTTTGGTCAACTATGTTTGCCAGGCCAGCTTGGGGGAAATAATCCCTTTTAACTTTTCCTcctccaataaaatatttttgagcttatttttccTTGTCTGTGCTAATTGGGTtggttttcagatgagaaaaagcaaaatggCATGGTACTTTTTTCCCTAGCCaagtatttcttcatttgtgcTTAATTTAATTTGATAAGTTAGACAGCCGGTGAAATTAGGCATCCAAGTAGTTCCTAATTGATAATGGAGGTTATATCACCTCCAGTGAAGTGACTATTACAGGTCACTTTctaatttcatattttcctttttgcttcctgTTGCCCTCAGGACATTTAATATATCTCTAACCTGATTTTACAAGGTTATTTTCGGAGTTTCTTAAAACAGACATTCTCAAATTTGCCTGTTTAATTAATGACAAATGGAACTGATGccatgaatataaaaacaaatgcaatgt
This DNA window, taken from Panthera tigris isolate Pti1 chromosome A2, P.tigris_Pti1_mat1.1, whole genome shotgun sequence, encodes the following:
- the LRRN1 gene encoding leucine-rich repeat neuronal protein 1, with the protein product MARMSFVLAACQLVLGLLMTSLTGYSLQNSECPQLCVCEIRPWFTPQSTYREATTVDCNDLRLTRIPSNLSSDTQVLLLQSNNIAKTVDELQQLFNLTELDFSQNNFTNIKEVGLANLTQLTTLHLEENQITEMTDYCLQDLSNLQELYINHNQISTISANAFSGLKNLLRLHLNSNKLKIIDSRWFDSTPNLEILMIGENPVIGILDMNFKPLSNLRSLVLAGMYLTDIPGNALVGLDSLESLSFYDNKLVKVPQLALQKVPNLKFLDLNKNPIHKIQEGDFKNMLRLKELGINNMGELVSVDRYALDNLPELTKLEATNNPKLSYIHRLAFRSVPALESLMLNNNALNAVYQKTVESLPNLREISIHSNPLRCDCVIHWINSNKTNIRFMEPLSMFCAMPPEYRGQQVKEVLIQDSSEQCLPMIAHDTFPNHLNMDIGTTVFLDCRAMAEPEPEIYWVTPLGNKITVDTLSDKYKLSSEGTLEISNIQIEDSGRYTCVAQNVEGADTRVVTIKVNGTLLDGTQVLKIYVKQTESHSILVSWKVNSNVMTSNLKWSSATMKIDNPHITYTARVPVDVHEYNLTHLQPSTDYEVCLTVSNIHQQTQKSCVNVTTKNAAFALDISDQETSTALAAVMGSMFAVISLASIAVYIAKRFKRKNYHHSLKKYMQKTSSIPLNELYPPLINLWEGDSEKDKDGSADTKPTQVDTSRSYYMW